The genomic region TCGACCCTGTACGCCTCTTCGTCGGGCTCCGGGGGCCGGGCGATCTGGTGGTTCAGCAGGCGGCCGCCGGGGCTCAGCAGGCCGAACAGGGTGCCCGCGTACTCGCGGTAGCGGGCGGAGCCGACGTGTTCGGCCATGCCGATCGAGGAAATGGCCTCGTACGGCCGGTCCCTGACGTCCCGGTAGTCCTGGACCCGGATCTCGATCTGGTCGGCGAGACCCTCTTCGGCGACCCGCTTGCGGGCGTGGGCGGCCTGCTCGCGCGAGAGCGTGATGCCGGTGACCTGGGCTCCGTACTCCCGGGCCGCGTGCAGGGCCATGGAGCCCCAACCGCAGCCGACGTCGAGGAGCCGGGTGCCGGGCGCGAGGTCGAGCTTGCGGCAGACCAGGTCGAGTTTGTCGCGCTGGGCGTCCTCCAGGGTGGAGCCGGGGCTCCAGTAGGCGCAGGAGTACACCATGGACGGGCCCAGCACGTGCCCGTAGAACTCGTTGCCGACGTCGTAGTGGTGGATGACGGCCGCGCGGTCGCGGCCTTTGGTGTGCGCGGCTCCGTTGCGGCGGACGCTCGCCTCCTCGGGCGGCGGCGCGGGCGCGGGCCACGGGCGGGCCAGCGCGGTGAGTTCGCGTACGGCGGCCCGCGCGGCCGGGTCGCGCAGCAGCGCGAGCGTGCCGGAGGCGGTCCCGACGGCGCCGGAGGCGCGCGCGGGCAGGTACGGGCGCAGGACGGCCAGCTTGGCCAGGCCGGCGCGGGGAAGGGCCGGGGCGGCCGTGCGGCTCTCCCGTTCCCAGAGCAGGCCCCCGACCCGGTCGAGCAGCTCGAACAGGTCGCCGTCGACCGTCAGGTCCCCGGCGACCCAGGCGCGGGCCAGGCCCAGCTCGCCCGGCTTCCACAGCATGCGGCGCAGGGCGCGCCGGTTCGTCAGCACGAGGACGGGACCGCTGGACGGTCCGGCTTCACTGCCGTCCCAGGCCCGTATGCGCACGGGCAGCGGGGCGCCCAGCAAGGTCTCGGCAAGAGCGGCCAGCCGCGGCGCGGCGTCGGTCATGGCAGGCACCTCCGATGAGTTCCGACGGATCGGCCTACCCATTTCCGGCGGCGGTCAATCGGAAAACACGCCGAAGGGGCCGCCCGCACCACGGATGGCGGGCGGCCCCTTCGGGGTCGTGCTGGAAAGCTCCGGTCGCAGCCGGGTCAGGAGGCCTTGGCCTTCTGGGCCGGAGCCGCGGCGGCCGGGGCCGGCTTGGCGGCCTCGTAGAACTCCTCGCGCGGGGTCTCCAGCGCACCGAGGGAGACGACCTCGCGCTTGAGGAACATGCCGAGGGTCCAGTCGGCGAAGACGCGGATCTTGCGGTTCCAGGTCGGCATGGCCATGCCGTGGTAGCCACGGTGCATGTACCAGGCGAGCCGGCCCTTGAGCTTGATCTTCATCTTGCCCATGACGATCATCGCGACGCCCTTGTGGAGGCCGAGGCCCGCCACCGCACCCTTGTTGGAGTGCGAGTACTCGTGCTGCGGGAAGCCGCGCATGCCCGAGATGACGTTGTCGCCGAGGACCTTGGCCTGGCGCAGCGCGTGCTGGGCGTTCGGCGGGCACCAGGCGTTCTCGACGCCGGCCTTGCGGGAGGCCATGTCCGGAACCTGGGCGTTGTCGCCGGCGGTCCAGATGTAGTCCGTGCCCTTGACCTGGAGGGTCGGCTCGGCGTCGACGTGGCCGCGCGGGCCCAGCGGCAGGCCGAAGCGGGCCAGGGCCGGGTTCGGCTTGACGCCGGCGGTCCACACGATGGTGTTGGAGTCGACCTCGAGGCCGTTCTTCAGCACCACGTGGCCGTCCACGCAGGAGTCCATGGAGGTGTTGAGGTAGATCTCGATGCCGCGGGACTCGAGGTGCTCCTTGCCCCAGGTGCCGAGCTTGGGCCCGACCTCGGGAAGGATCTTGTCGGCCGCGTCGACCAGGATGAAGCGCATGTCCTCGCGCTTGATCGTGGAGTAGTACTTCGCGGCGTCGCGGGCCATGTCCTCGACCTCGCCGATGGTCTCCGCACCGGCGAAGCCGCCGCCGACGAAGACGAAGGTGAGGGCCTTGCGGCGGACGTTCTCGTCCGTCGTGGACTCGGCCTTGTCGAGCTGTTCGAGGACGTGGTTGCGCAGGCCGATGCCCTCTTCGACGCCCTTCATACCGATGCCCTGTTCGGCGAGGCCGGGGATCGGGAAGGTGCGGGAGACGGCGCCGAGCGCGATGACCAGGTAGTCGAAGGGCAGCTCGTACGCCTCGCCGACCAGCGGCGTGACGACGGCGACCTTGCGGTCCTGGTCGATGCTGGTGACCCGGCCGGTGAGAACCTCTGCCTTGGGCAGCACGCGTCGCAGCGGGACGACGACGTGCCGAGGCGAGATGCTGCCTGCGGCCACTTCGGGGAGGAAGGGCTGGTAGGTCATGTACGACCGCGGGTCGACGACCGTGACGGTCGCCTCGCCATAGCGCATCTTCTTCATGATCCGCTTGGCCGCGTACAGGCCTACGTACCCACCTCCTACAACGAGGATCCTGGGACGCTCCGTGGTGCTCATGGAACGAGTATCCAGCACCCAATGGGGTGTCGCTCGTGAGCCCCTTCACAAGGAGTCGGAGGGCCTCTGCTACACTCCGCGGCCCACGTGACGTGGGTCATGCCGCGCAACGGGAACCACGGTGCAACGGGAGTCGTTGAATACCCGTTCTGAGCTGGCCTTCAGGCGCTCAAGCGGACTGGACCACCAGGTTTCGCCGGTACCTCTGACACGGAACACGTCGTGTCCGCACTTCGCACAAACGGGCGCCGAAACGGCCCCGAGGGCCTCCGAAGAGGCCCGAACGGCCCTTCCGTCGACCCGTCCGGCGTCTTTTCCTTGTGAAGAACTTCACGAAGTTCATGTGGATCAAGGGACTTAAGGCCCCCTCGGACCCCCCTTTTCCTTCGAAGTCCCCCTCATGGGCGGAGGATTCGAAGGGTCGCACCGGCCGCAATGCGCGTCCTCGCCGCACTGACCGCGCTGGAAGACGATCCGTACGGCGAGGACGCCGACGTCAAGAAGCTCACCGGGCCGTCCGGGCTCTACCGGCTCCGGGTGGGTACGTACCGGATCGCCTATCAGGTCTTGGACGGCGAGCTCGTCATCCTCGTCGTCAAGGTCGGCGACCGGCGCGACATCTACCGCACCATCTGACTCCGGCACGACGACGGTGCTCCGGTCGACTGACCGGAGCACCGTCGTTCAGCGATTCGGCAGGTCAGACCCGCCCTTTGTCGGTCTCGGCCTCTTCGGCGGCGCTGATCGCGATGCCGTCGAGGATGTCGTGCTCCGAGACCACGACCTCCGAGGCTCCGATGCGCTCCATGATGGCCAGCAGGACCAGCGCGCCGGCGCCGATCACGTCCACCCGGCCCGGGTGCATCACGGGGATCGCCGCGCGCTCGGCGTGGGTCGACGTCAGCATCCGGCCGGTGATCTCGCGGACCTGGTCGTAGGAGATCCGGGAGTGGTGGACGGCCGCCGAGTCGTACTCCGGCAGCCCGAGGGCGATCGCGGCGACCGTGGTCACCGAGCCGGCCAGGCCCACCAGGGTGCGGGCCTCGGCCAGCGGGACCGTCTCGGCCGCCAGGTCCAGCGCCGCCTCGATGTCGGCCCGTACGGCGGCGATCTGCGCCTCGGTCGGCGGGTCGGTGACCTGGCCGTCCACCACCAGGTGGCGCTCGGTCATCCGGACGCAGCCCACGTCCACGGAACGCGCCGCCCGGACGTGCTCCTCGCCGACCACGAACTCCGTCGAGCCGCCGCCGATGTCCACGACCAGGAACGGCCGCTCCATGGGGGTCCCCCCGGACGGAGTCTGGGGGAGCTCGTGCGCGGTGAGCTCCTTGGTGGCGCCGGTGAAGGAGAACTCCGCCTCCTGGTCGCCGGAGATCACCTCGGGCTCGACGCCCAGGATGTCCACGACGCCCCGGACGAACTCGTCCCGGTTCTCGGCGTCCCGGGAAGCCGAGGTCGCCACGAAGCGCACCCGCTCGGCGCCCAGTTCCTCGATGACCGCCGCGTACTCGCGGCAGGCGGCGAAGGTGCGCTCCAGCGCCTCCGGGGCGAGGCGGCCGGTCTTGTCCACACCCTGGCCGAGGCGGACGATGATCATCCGCCGGTCCAGCTCGACCAGTTCGCCCGTCGCGGGGTCATAGTCCGCGACGAGCAGCCGGATGGAGTTCGTACCGCAGTCGATGCCGGCGACCCGGGTCACGCCCGGTCCTCCTTGTCCCCGCACGGGGTGACGCAGGGGCCCTTGGCCCACCACTCCGGCAGCATCGCCAGGGCCTCGTCGCCGAACGGGTTCACGCCCGGGCCCGCGGCCAGGGAGTGGCCGACCAGGACGTGCAGGCACTTGACCCGGTCCGGCATCCCGCCGGCGCTCGGGAAGCCCTGGAGCACATCGATGGCGTCGCGGCGCCGGATGTAGTCCTCGTGCGCGGCCTGGTAGGCGGCGGCGAGCTCGGGGTCCTCGACGAGCCGGGCCTGCATCTCCTTCATCACGCCGTTGGCCTCCAGCGTGCCGATCGCGGAGGCCGCGCGCGGGCACGTCAGGTAGTACAGCGTCGGGAAGGGGGTGCCGTCGGGGAGCCGCGGCGCGGTCTCCACCACGTCCGGCTGGCCGCAGGGGCAGCGGTGCGCGATGGCGCGCAGCCCGCGCGGCGGGCGTCCGAGCTGCTGCTCGAACGCCTCGATGTCCGCGTCGGTCGGCTCGGTCCGGTCGGTCTGGGGCGGGGGCGTCTGCATGCCTGGAGGGAGTCTCTTCGTTCGCGGTTCTATGACGGGTGGAACTGGTTCAGTCGCCGGGGCGGTCGGCCTTGTCGACGCCGTCCCAGACGTTGGAGTACCAGGGGCGGTCCGAGCCGGCCTGGCCGGTCCGGTGCTGCTCGGCGCCCTGCGCCCCGGGGTCGGTCATGATGTAGCCGATCTCCCCCGGGCGCAGGAAGTGCAGGTGCTTGCGCGCCTGCTGCTCCGCGTAGGCGTTGTCCTGCCAGCGGGCCTTCTCGTCGCGGAGCCGTTCCAGGCGGTCCCGCGCGGCGGCGGCGGCCCGCTGCTGCTTCGCGATCTCCGAGCGCTGGGACACGTACTGGCGCATCGGATACGCGAGGGCGACGACCAGCGTACAGAGGACGAGCACGAGGAGGGCCGCGCGGCCGGTGAGCCGGCTGCGGCGGACCTGGCGGCGCGACTGCGAGCGGTAGACGTGGGCGGCGGTCCGCTCGCCGAGCTGCTTGAGCCTGGTCGCGGTCGAGAAGGTGGAGAACCGATCACGGTTCCCGGCCATTGGTCCCGCCTCCCCTGTGTACGCACTACGCAATACGTCCCCGCACACGGTACGGGACCGAGTGCGGGGACGTACGGAAGCAAGAGCGTGATTAGCCCTTGAAGCGCGGGAAGGCGCTGCGGCCCGCGTACACCGCGGCGTCGTCGAGGATCTCCTCGATGCGCAGCAGCTGGTTGTACTTGGCGACGCGGTCCGAGCGGGCCGGGGCGCCGGTCTTGATCTGGCCGCAGTTCACGGCGACGGCGAGGTCGGCGATGGTGACGTCCTCGGTCTCACCGGAGCGGTGCGACATCATGCACTTGAAGCCGTTGCGCTGGGCCATCTCGACGGCGTCCAGGGTCTCGGTCAGCGAACCGATCTGGTTCACCTTCACGAGCAGGGCGTTCGCGGAGCCCTCCTCGATACCGCGGGCCAGGCGCTCCGGGTTGGTGACGAAGAGGTCGTCGCCGACGATCTGGACCTTGGCGCCCAGGCGGTCGGTGATGGTCTTCCAGCCGGCCCAGTCGTCCTCGAACAGCGGGTCCTCGATGGAGACCAGCGGGTACGCCTCGACGAGCTCGGCGTAGTAGTCGGTCATCTCGGCGGCCGAGCGGGACTGGCCCTCGAACTCGTACTTGCCGTCCTTGTAGAACTCGGACGCGGCGACGTCGAGCGCGAGCGCGATGTCCTTGCCCGGGGTGTAGCCGGCCTGCTTGATGGCCTCGATGATGAGGTCGAGCGCGGCGCGGTTGGACTCCAGGTTCGGGGCGAAGCCGCCCTCGTCACCGAGACCGGTGGACAGGCCCTTGGTGTGCAGGACCTTCTTGAGGGTGTGGTAGACCTCGGCACCCCAGCGCAGCGCCTCGGAGAAGGACTCCGCGCCGATCGGGGCGATCATGAACTCCTGGATGTCCACGTTGGAGTCGGCGTGCGACCCACCGTTGAGGATGTTCATCATCGGAACGGGCAGCAGGTGCGCGTTCGGACCGCCGAGGTAGCGGAAGAGCGGAAGGTCCGAGGCCTCCGACGCGGCGTGCGCGACGGCGAGGGACACACCGAGGATGGCGTTCGCGCCGAGGGAGCCCTTGTTGTCGGTGGCGTCCAGGTCGAACATGGCCTGGTCGATCAGACGCTGCTCGGTGGCGTCGTAGCCGACGAGCTCCGGGCCGATCTGCTCGATGACGGCGAGGACGGCCTTCTCGACACCCTTGCCCATGTAACGGTTGGGGTCACCGTCACGGAGCTCGATGGCCTCGAATGCACCGGTGGAGGCGCCGGACGGAACTGCAGCACGGCCGGTGCTGCCATCGTCGAGGCCCACCTCGACCTCGACCGTGGGGTTGCCTCGGGAGTCCAGGATTTCCCGGGCTACGACGACGTCGATGGACGGCACGAGCATCTCCTTCTGGGATGTGACGCTGGGTGTGCGGTGGCGTCAGGCCGTGGGACGGCCTGGCCGACTAGAGCCTAACCGGATCCGGGCACTCACCCTGCCGACCGCCCGGTTCCTGGGACGAAAAAGGGCCCGAATACCCCTCTTCCCGGACATAGAGGCCTCGGTGACGGGGGTTCTGCAGCCGCACACACCACCGCCCGGCGCGTGGGGGGAGACGCGCCGGGCGGTGGGGATGGTGAGCGTTGCTGCGACTCCTGCGGCTATTGCCGCAGTGTTCAGCTGAGCTTCAGCTTCTGACCCGGGAAGATCAGGTCGGCGTCCGAGACGATGTCCTTGTTCAGCTCGAAGAGCTTCTCCCAGCCGCCCTTGACGCCGTTGGCCTCGGCGATGGTGCCCAGGGTGTCTCCGGACTTGACCTCGTACGAGCCGTTGCCGGTCTTCGGGGCCGGGGCCTCGGAGCGCTCGGAGCGGGTGGTCGGGGCCGGGGCCTCGGAGCGCTTCGTCTCCTTCTTCGGCTCGGTCTTCTTCGGCTGGGTCTTCTTGGTCTCGGTCTTCTTCTCCGTCTGCTTCGGGGTTTCGGCCGCGCCGCCCCCGCTGTAGGAGGAGTTCGACAGACCCACGCCACAGGACGGCCAGGCGCCCTTGCCCTGGCCCTTGAGGACCTTCTCCGCGACGGCTATCTGCTGGGACTTCGAGGCCTGGTTGGCCTGCCCGGCGTACGCCTTGCCGCCGTACGCGGCCCAGGTGGACGACGAGAACTGCAGGCCGCCGTAGTAGCCGTTGCCCGTGTTGATGGCCCAGTTGCCGCCGGACTCGCACTGCGCGACGCGGTCCCACTCGGAGGAGGTGGCGGCACTGGCGGAGCCGGCGGCCATCAGGGGGGCGGCGACGGCCACACCGGCGACACCGGCGAGCGTGACGATGCGGGCGGTGCGCTCGATGGCGGTACCGCGGCGGTGCTTGCCCTTGCCGGAAAGCAGCATGGAGTTTCTCCTCACCGACGCCTACGAGGTGAGCTGTCGGGTTCGGGCGAGTGAGTTGCCCGGCCGTGCGACCTAGCGCACGTCTTAACCCCTAGCCGGTGGCGTGACCGTCTCTCAACGGCCGCTCCCGGCACCTACCTTGGTTCCCCCGCTCCTGCCTTCGGCGCTTGACGCGACGACTGTTCCCTCCGTCCGCCGGCAGGACTCGGCGATGCGGTCGAAGGAGCTCGCGGTGGCGAGCGATTCAGAAGGTAGACAGGTCTCCCCCCGATGTTCAACGACCGACATCGGGGGGAGACGACCCCTACTTGCGCTGCCCGTACGGGTGTTTGCGCAGGTGAGGGCGGGGTTTGCGGAAGCCCCGGGGCGAGACACGCCAGTTGACCGGAAGAGACGCATGTCTCACTTACAGAAAACGGACAATCGACTCTTTCCGGATGGCTCAAGTGTCCTTATTGCGCGGTTAGATCCAGGTTCTGTCCGGGCTTGATCAGATCCGCGTTGCCGCCGATGACCTGCTCATTGGCCGCGTAGAGCCCCTTCCAGCCGCCCTTGACCCCCTTGGCATCCGCGATGGTGACCAGGCTGTCGCCCGCCTGCACGGTGTACGAGGGGGCCGACGCGGCATCAGATGCGGCCGGCGTCTCGGTCGCGGGGGCTCCGCGGTGCTTGCCGTTGCCCTCAGCTGCCGTGACGGGCGGTGCGGTGGGGCCGGTGGAGGTGCCCGGGGCGGCCGGGGCGCCCTGGGTGGCCGGTGCCGTCGGGTCCGTCGTGGCGCCCGGAGTGGCGGGGGCCGCGGGGTCGGCCGGGGTCACCGGGGGCTGGCCCGGGGTGCCGGGCGGCGTGGTGGGCGCGTTCGGGTCCACGGGGGCGGTCGGTGTGCCCGGGGCGGTCGGGGTCGGCGTCACCTCGTCCGGCGAGGGCATGACGGGCAGTCCGAGGGAGGGCGCGAGCGGGCCGTCGGGAATGACGAACGACGGGGTGGCCGACGGGCTCGGGGCGGGGGTGGGAGCGCCGAAGTCCGTGGACGGCTTCCCCTTCCCCGTCGAGGGCACGTCTTCGTCCGGCCGGGTCGGCGCCGGGCCCTTCACGGCGGAACCGCCGGGCAGGCCGGGGTCGACGACCGCGGCGGGGCTCTGCCCCTCCAGCCCGGCCGACGCCGCGCACAGCGGCCACGCCTGCGGGCCCTGGGAAGCCAGAATGCGCTCGGCCACGGCGATCTGCTGGGACCGGCTCGCGAGGTCGGGCCGCTTGGCGAAGTCGGAGCCGCCGGCGCTCTGCCACTCGTCCTGGCTGAACTGGAGGCCGCCGTACTGGCCGCTGCCGTAGTTGGCACTCCAGCTGCCGCCGCTCTCGCATTCGGCGACCTTGTCCCACGTGGAGGTGTCGGCCGCGGAGGCGTTGGTGGCGGCAAGAAGCGGCAGTGCCAGCGCGGAGCCTGTGACTCCTGCGGTGACGACTATCGCGGGCACCTGACGGGGGCGTCTGTGACGGCCGTTCCCGGAACGCATGAGGCTGCACCTTTCGCATAACGGCTGGGTAACGGCAGAACCTAGCGGCCCTCGAACGATTGTCACAACTCGGGTCTGCTACTGACTTACGGTCAGATGACCTTCAAATGTTTCGGGGTGTGAAGCGCACGGGTAGGGTGCGCAGACCGCGCATGATCAGACCACCGCGCCAACGCAGGTCAGTTGACGGAATGGCGAGTTCCAGATCCGGCAGACGCGTGAGCAAAGTCGCAAGCGCCGTCTTTCCTTCAAGTCGCGCGAGCGGAGCACCCAGGCAGTAGTGGATGCCGTGCCCGTATCCGAGGTGCTGGTTGTCGGTGCGCGAGAGGTCGAGGGTGTCCGGCTCGGCGAACCGCCCGGGATCGCGGTCGGCCGCCGCCAGGACGACCAGGACCGGATCCCCGGCCGCGATCGACTGCCCGCCGAGGGTCAGCGGCTCGGTGGCGAACCGCCAGGTGGCCAGCTCCACCGGGCCGTCGTAGCGCAGGAGTTCCTCGATCCCGGTCTCCAGCAGGCCGCTCTCGCCCGCGGCGAGGGAGCGCTGGAGGCGCTCGCGCTCGCCGGGGTTCATGAAGAGGGAGTGGACGCCGTTGCCGATGAGGTTCACGGTCGTCTCGAAACCGGCGAAAAGCAGGATGAAAGCCATGGCGGTGGCCTCGGCCTCCGTGAGGTGGTCGCCGTGGTCGCTCGCCCGGATCAGGTCCGAGATCAGATCATTGCCCAGATCATCCCTTTTGCGATGGATGAGTTCACCGAGATAGGTCCGCATCTGCTTCACCGAGCGGGCGACACCGCCGCGCGGTC from Streptomyces sp. NBC_00190 harbors:
- the eno gene encoding phosphopyruvate hydratase, translating into MLVPSIDVVVAREILDSRGNPTVEVEVGLDDGSTGRAAVPSGASTGAFEAIELRDGDPNRYMGKGVEKAVLAVIEQIGPELVGYDATEQRLIDQAMFDLDATDNKGSLGANAILGVSLAVAHAASEASDLPLFRYLGGPNAHLLPVPMMNILNGGSHADSNVDIQEFMIAPIGAESFSEALRWGAEVYHTLKKVLHTKGLSTGLGDEGGFAPNLESNRAALDLIIEAIKQAGYTPGKDIALALDVAASEFYKDGKYEFEGQSRSAAEMTDYYAELVEAYPLVSIEDPLFEDDWAGWKTITDRLGAKVQIVGDDLFVTNPERLARGIEEGSANALLVKVNQIGSLTETLDAVEMAQRNGFKCMMSHRSGETEDVTIADLAVAVNCGQIKTGAPARSDRVAKYNQLLRIEEILDDAAVYAGRSAFPRFKG
- a CDS encoding DUF501 domain-containing protein — encoded protein: MQTPPPQTDRTEPTDADIEAFEQQLGRPPRGLRAIAHRCPCGQPDVVETAPRLPDGTPFPTLYYLTCPRAASAIGTLEANGVMKEMQARLVEDPELAAAYQAAHEDYIRRRDAIDVLQGFPSAGGMPDRVKCLHVLVGHSLAAGPGVNPFGDEALAMLPEWWAKGPCVTPCGDKEDRA
- a CDS encoding transglycosylase family protein; the encoded protein is MLLSGKGKHRRGTAIERTARIVTLAGVAGVAVAAPLMAAGSASAATSSEWDRVAQCESGGNWAINTGNGYYGGLQFSSSTWAAYGGKAYAGQANQASKSQQIAVAEKVLKGQGKGAWPSCGVGLSNSSYSGGGAAETPKQTEKKTETKKTQPKKTEPKKETKRSEAPAPTTRSERSEAPAPKTGNGSYEVKSGDTLGTIAEANGVKGGWEKLFELNKDIVSDADLIFPGQKLKLS
- a CDS encoding type II toxin-antitoxin system RelE family toxin; the protein is MRRVAPAAMRVLAALTALEDDPYGEDADVKKLTGPSGLYRLRVGTYRIAYQVLDGELVILVVKVGDRRDIYRTI
- a CDS encoding LysM peptidoglycan-binding domain-containing protein, which codes for MRSGNGRHRRPRQVPAIVVTAGVTGSALALPLLAATNASAADTSTWDKVAECESGGSWSANYGSGQYGGLQFSQDEWQSAGGSDFAKRPDLASRSQQIAVAERILASQGPQAWPLCAASAGLEGQSPAAVVDPGLPGGSAVKGPAPTRPDEDVPSTGKGKPSTDFGAPTPAPSPSATPSFVIPDGPLAPSLGLPVMPSPDEVTPTPTAPGTPTAPVDPNAPTTPPGTPGQPPVTPADPAAPATPGATTDPTAPATQGAPAAPGTSTGPTAPPVTAAEGNGKHRGAPATETPAASDAASAPSYTVQAGDSLVTIADAKGVKGGWKGLYAANEQVIGGNADLIKPGQNLDLTAQ
- a CDS encoding NAD(P)/FAD-dependent oxidoreductase, with the translated sequence MSTTERPRILVVGGGYVGLYAAKRIMKKMRYGEATVTVVDPRSYMTYQPFLPEVAAGSISPRHVVVPLRRVLPKAEVLTGRVTSIDQDRKVAVVTPLVGEAYELPFDYLVIALGAVSRTFPIPGLAEQGIGMKGVEEGIGLRNHVLEQLDKAESTTDENVRRKALTFVFVGGGFAGAETIGEVEDMARDAAKYYSTIKREDMRFILVDAADKILPEVGPKLGTWGKEHLESRGIEIYLNTSMDSCVDGHVVLKNGLEVDSNTIVWTAGVKPNPALARFGLPLGPRGHVDAEPTLQVKGTDYIWTAGDNAQVPDMASRKAGVENAWCPPNAQHALRQAKVLGDNVISGMRGFPQHEYSHSNKGAVAGLGLHKGVAMIVMGKMKIKLKGRLAWYMHRGYHGMAMPTWNRKIRVFADWTLGMFLKREVVSLGALETPREEFYEAAKPAPAAAAPAQKAKAS
- a CDS encoding cyclopropane-fatty-acyl-phospholipid synthase family protein; translation: MTDAAPRLAALAETLLGAPLPVRIRAWDGSEAGPSSGPVLVLTNRRALRRMLWKPGELGLARAWVAGDLTVDGDLFELLDRVGGLLWERESRTAAPALPRAGLAKLAVLRPYLPARASGAVGTASGTLALLRDPAARAAVRELTALARPWPAPAPPPEEASVRRNGAAHTKGRDRAAVIHHYDVGNEFYGHVLGPSMVYSCAYWSPGSTLEDAQRDKLDLVCRKLDLAPGTRLLDVGCGWGSMALHAAREYGAQVTGITLSREQAAHARKRVAEEGLADQIEIRVQDYRDVRDRPYEAISSIGMAEHVGSARYREYAGTLFGLLSPGGRLLNHQIARPPEPDEEAYRVDEFIDAYVFPDGELSPLGSTVGELERAGFEVRDVEALREHYALTLRAWVARLEERWDEAVRLTSPGRARVWLLYMAASALAFEHGRLGVNQVLAVRPGYGGASGLPLRLRTWGAG
- a CDS encoding Ppx/GppA phosphatase family protein; this encodes MTRVAGIDCGTNSIRLLVADYDPATGELVELDRRMIIVRLGQGVDKTGRLAPEALERTFAACREYAAVIEELGAERVRFVATSASRDAENRDEFVRGVVDILGVEPEVISGDQEAEFSFTGATKELTAHELPQTPSGGTPMERPFLVVDIGGGSTEFVVGEEHVRAARSVDVGCVRMTERHLVVDGQVTDPPTEAQIAAVRADIEAALDLAAETVPLAEARTLVGLAGSVTTVAAIALGLPEYDSAAVHHSRISYDQVREITGRMLTSTHAERAAIPVMHPGRVDVIGAGALVLLAIMERIGASEVVVSEHDILDGIAISAAEEAETDKGRV
- a CDS encoding FtsB family cell division protein; the protein is MAGNRDRFSTFSTATRLKQLGERTAAHVYRSQSRRQVRRSRLTGRAALLVLVLCTLVVALAYPMRQYVSQRSEIAKQQRAAAAARDRLERLRDEKARWQDNAYAEQQARKHLHFLRPGEIGYIMTDPGAQGAEQHRTGQAGSDRPWYSNVWDGVDKADRPGD
- a CDS encoding cytochrome P450 family protein; amino-acid sequence: MHEQTPAASADTPSTSPSRRGPTLFDWEFATDPYPAYAWLREHAPVHRTKLPSGVEAWLVTRYADARRALADQRLSKNPDRHEGHAKGKTGIPGERKAELMTHLLNIDPPDHTRLRRLVAKAFTPRRVAEFTPRVQELTDHLIDGFADRGEADLIHEFAFPLPIYAICEMLGVPREDQDDFRDWAGMMIRHGGGPRGGVARSVKQMRTYLGELIHRKRDDLGNDLISDLIRASDHGDHLTEAEATAMAFILLFAGFETTVNLIGNGVHSLFMNPGERERLQRSLAAGESGLLETGIEELLRYDGPVELATWRFATEPLTLGGQSIAAGDPVLVVLAAADRDPGRFAEPDTLDLSRTDNQHLGYGHGIHYCLGAPLARLEGKTALATLLTRLPDLELAIPSTDLRWRGGLIMRGLRTLPVRFTPRNI